One Desulforhopalus sp. DNA segment encodes these proteins:
- a CDS encoding DUF3124 domain-containing protein, translating to MRKKHQSTILVVTVCLLLFALPLAFASEEKLPTSKGQTVYVPAYSHIYHGNRESPLLLTVTISIRNISPTRSLTVTAVDYYATQGGVLKKFVSTPLVLKPLTAERFVVPQNDDTGGSGANFIVKWHAAELLSPPIIESIMIGSQNQLGISFTSRGQAITQ from the coding sequence ACTCGTTGTCACCGTTTGCCTACTCCTCTTCGCCCTGCCCCTGGCCTTCGCCTCCGAAGAAAAACTGCCGACGTCCAAGGGGCAGACCGTCTATGTCCCTGCATACTCGCATATCTACCATGGCAACCGGGAGTCACCACTGTTGCTGACGGTTACGATCAGCATCCGCAACATCTCCCCAACCCGCTCTCTGACAGTCACCGCTGTCGATTATTACGCCACTCAAGGCGGTGTCCTTAAAAAATTCGTCTCCACTCCCTTGGTTCTAAAACCCTTAACTGCTGAGCGGTTCGTCGTCCCCCAAAATGACGATACCGGAGGTTCCGGAGCAAATTTTATCGTCAAATGGCACGCCGCCGAACTGCTCAGTCCGCCGATTATCGAATCAATCATGATCGGCAGCCAAAATCAGCTCGGCATCTCCTTTACCTCACGGGGACAAGCGATTACCCAATAA